From a region of the Streptomyces sp. B21-083 genome:
- a CDS encoding 3,4-dihydroxyphenylacetate 2,3-dioxygenase, protein MGEIVGAGLLAHVPTIVLPEADRLELNEGKEITLVTGLRQLREDVFEGDAAGEYDTVVVLDSHWATTVEFVVTAQRRRAGLFTSEELPRGMCRMPYDFPGDPELAANIEKFADKHGTWITAIDDEYLPIYYATINLWKFLGEGLPDKRWVTIGVCQTGDMEDHLRLGRALADGIAATPGRRVLLIASGALSHTFWPLRELRDHEAGDPVHIRTPEAREADHERIAWFKEGRHDKVLDTMDEFWKVKPEAKFFHYLMMAGALGGQACIAKARQYGEYENSIGTGQVHLWFDRPAEGWTGTGRPAAPSPRTPPSRI, encoded by the coding sequence ATGGGTGAGATCGTCGGGGCGGGCCTGCTCGCCCATGTGCCGACCATCGTGCTCCCGGAGGCCGACCGGCTGGAGCTGAACGAGGGCAAGGAGATCACCCTCGTCACCGGCCTGCGGCAGCTTCGGGAGGACGTCTTCGAAGGCGATGCCGCAGGCGAGTACGACACCGTCGTCGTCCTCGACTCGCACTGGGCGACCACCGTCGAGTTCGTCGTCACCGCCCAGCGGCGCCGCGCCGGCCTGTTCACCTCCGAGGAACTGCCGCGCGGCATGTGCCGGATGCCGTACGACTTCCCCGGCGACCCCGAACTCGCCGCCAACATCGAGAAGTTCGCCGACAAGCACGGCACCTGGATCACCGCGATCGACGACGAGTACCTGCCGATCTACTACGCCACCATCAACCTCTGGAAGTTCCTCGGCGAGGGCCTGCCCGACAAGCGGTGGGTGACCATCGGCGTCTGCCAGACCGGCGACATGGAGGACCACCTGCGCCTCGGCCGCGCACTCGCGGACGGCATCGCCGCCACGCCCGGCCGCCGCGTCCTGCTCATCGCCTCCGGCGCCCTCTCGCACACCTTCTGGCCGCTGCGCGAGCTGCGCGACCACGAGGCCGGCGACCCCGTGCACATCCGCACGCCCGAGGCCCGCGAGGCGGACCACGAACGCATCGCCTGGTTCAAGGAGGGCCGCCACGACAAGGTCCTCGACACCATGGACGAGTTCTGGAAGGTCAAGCCCGAGGCGAAGTTCTTCCACTACCTGATGATGGCCGGCGCCCTCGGCGGGCAGGCCTGTATCGCCAAGGCCCGCCAGTACGGCGAGTACGAGAACTCCATCGGCACCGGACAGGTCCACCTCTGGTTCGACCGCCCGGCCGAGGGCTGGACCGGCACCGGCCGGCCTGCCGCCCCGTCCCCGCGCACCCCGCCCAGTCGTATCTAG
- a CDS encoding aldehyde dehydrogenase, which produces MTDHITTVAGVTVDTRHWIGGERVASTETFTDVSPIDGSVLGEIARGTAMEAAAAVAAAKAAFPGWAATPRAERARLLHAVADGVEKRIEELAIVETTDNGALLRSHRRGVMPRVAHNFRFFADWLLRLEHEDFDTRGHTNQVSWDPAGPCVLITPWNAPLMLATWKVAPALAAGNTVILKPAEWTPLTASLLADIAAEAGLPAGVLNVVHGYGSEIGDALTSHPDVRRISFTGSVPTAKRITESAAANLTPLSLELGGKSPLLVFADADLELAVDLAVEQYDNAGQVCLAATRFLVEDSVAEEFTRRFVEQAGRLVQGDPRDVATDIGPNIHPRQLEKIDGFVRRAIAAGARAVLGGHRKGGQYYAPTLLTDVAQDSEVVQEEVFGPVLTLQTFADEDEAVRLANDTRFGLAATLVTGDRERAERVTARLVAGTVWVNCFFVRDLQAPFGGSRHSGVGREGGTWSFDFYCDLKNTVTAPKGWKDHG; this is translated from the coding sequence ATGACCGACCACATCACCACCGTCGCCGGGGTCACCGTCGACACACGCCACTGGATCGGCGGCGAACGCGTCGCCTCCACCGAGACGTTCACCGACGTCTCGCCGATCGACGGAAGCGTCCTCGGTGAGATCGCCCGAGGCACGGCCATGGAGGCCGCCGCAGCCGTGGCCGCGGCGAAGGCCGCCTTCCCCGGCTGGGCCGCCACCCCCCGCGCCGAACGCGCCCGCCTCCTGCACGCCGTCGCCGACGGCGTCGAGAAGCGGATCGAAGAGCTCGCGATCGTCGAGACCACCGACAACGGCGCCCTGCTGCGCTCGCACCGGCGGGGCGTGATGCCTCGTGTGGCGCACAACTTCCGCTTCTTCGCGGACTGGTTGCTGCGGTTGGAGCACGAGGACTTCGACACGCGCGGGCACACCAATCAGGTCAGCTGGGACCCGGCCGGCCCCTGCGTGCTGATCACCCCGTGGAACGCGCCGCTCATGCTGGCGACGTGGAAGGTGGCGCCGGCGCTGGCGGCGGGCAACACGGTGATCCTCAAACCTGCCGAGTGGACCCCGTTGACCGCCTCGCTGCTCGCCGACATCGCTGCCGAGGCCGGGTTGCCCGCCGGCGTCCTCAACGTCGTCCATGGATACGGCTCCGAGATCGGCGACGCCCTCACCTCGCACCCGGACGTGCGCCGGATCAGCTTCACGGGTTCGGTGCCCACGGCGAAGCGGATCACCGAGTCGGCCGCCGCCAACCTCACCCCGCTCAGCCTCGAACTGGGCGGCAAGTCACCGCTGTTGGTGTTCGCGGACGCCGACCTGGAGCTCGCGGTCGATCTCGCTGTGGAGCAGTACGACAACGCCGGGCAGGTGTGTCTGGCGGCCACCCGGTTCCTGGTCGAGGATTCGGTCGCGGAGGAGTTCACCCGCCGGTTCGTGGAGCAGGCCGGGCGGCTCGTCCAGGGCGACCCGCGAGACGTGGCGACCGACATCGGGCCCAACATCCACCCCCGCCAGCTGGAGAAGATCGACGGCTTCGTGCGGCGGGCGATCGCGGCCGGAGCACGCGCGGTGCTCGGCGGACATCGCAAGGGCGGCCAGTACTACGCTCCGACGCTGCTGACCGATGTCGCCCAGGACTCCGAGGTCGTGCAGGAGGAGGTCTTCGGCCCGGTCCTGACCCTGCAGACCTTCGCCGACGAGGACGAGGCCGTCCGCCTCGCCAACGACACCCGCTTCGGGCTGGCCGCCACCCTCGTCACCGGCGACCGGGAGCGCGCCGAACGCGTCACCGCCCGGCTCGTCGCGGGCACGGTCTGGGTCAACTGCTTCTTCGTACGCGATCTCCAGGCGCCCTTCGGCGGCTCCCGCCACTCCGGCGTCGGTCGCGAGGGCGGAACGTGGAGCTTCGACTTCTACTGCGACCTGAAGAACACCGTCACCGCCCCGAAGGGATGGAAGGACCATGGGTGA
- a CDS encoding acetoacetate decarboxylase family protein: MTTVRGYLHPKTATGASSLIPSPPWHYSGDLLTVEYRTDPARVRELLPEPLELADEDPGAVALIWADWQSCSASGDELLDPVLSQYKEAFAVVRCAYRGQTYSRCVYIWVDKDFAIARGLHQGYPKKLGSIHQTRPHPYGPAPRIEAGARFGATLAAADRRLAQAVVTLREPSETNGFVNSHPMAHHRWLPSIEQGKGLALDELIETGAASFEAGQAWRGDAELELFEAPTEELARLEIREPIAAYHRQVGVVWDGGRLLESGTSGAQ, from the coding sequence ATGACCACCGTCCGCGGATACCTCCACCCCAAGACGGCGACCGGCGCCTCGTCGCTGATCCCCTCCCCGCCCTGGCACTACTCCGGCGACCTGCTCACCGTCGAGTACCGCACCGACCCCGCCCGGGTGCGCGAACTGCTGCCCGAGCCGCTGGAGCTCGCCGATGAGGACCCCGGCGCCGTCGCGCTGATCTGGGCCGACTGGCAGTCCTGCTCCGCCTCCGGCGACGAGCTGCTCGATCCCGTGCTCTCCCAGTACAAGGAGGCCTTCGCGGTCGTCCGCTGCGCGTACCGGGGGCAGACCTACTCGCGCTGCGTGTACATCTGGGTCGACAAGGACTTCGCCATCGCCCGCGGACTGCACCAGGGCTACCCCAAGAAGCTCGGCTCCATCCACCAGACCCGCCCCCACCCCTACGGTCCGGCGCCGCGGATCGAGGCCGGCGCCCGCTTCGGTGCCACGCTCGCCGCCGCGGACCGGCGTCTCGCCCAGGCCGTGGTCACGCTGCGAGAACCGTCCGAGACCAACGGCTTCGTCAACAGCCACCCCATGGCCCACCACCGCTGGCTGCCGTCGATCGAGCAGGGCAAGGGCCTCGCACTCGACGAACTGATCGAGACCGGAGCCGCTTCCTTCGAGGCCGGGCAGGCCTGGCGCGGCGACGCCGAACTCGAGCTCTTCGAAGCCCCGACCGAGGAGCTGGCCCGACTGGAGATCCGGGAGCCGATCGCCGCGTACCACCGGCAGGTCGGCGTGGTGTGGGACGGCGGACGACTGCTGGAGTCCGGCACGTCCGGCGCCCAGTGA
- a CDS encoding NAD(P)/FAD-dependent oxidoreductase, whose product MTSTSPGVVVAGASMAGLRAAEQLRAAGWTGAITLVGDEPHMPYNRPPLSKEVLAGKAPFESLAFRPRASVSDVRWRLGTKAVTADLGRRIVEVDGGEALPYDGLVVATGMRPRRLRCPGPLIGRHTVRTLADAQGLREELTRPGVRVVVVGAGFIGCEVAATAVALGVAEVTVVDPLPLPMVGPLGDLLARSLLRRHEDRGVRFALNMGVAGFEGEDRVTGVVLSDDTVLPADIVIESVGSVANTEWLEGNGLDLTDGVLTDEQLRVGGHPEVVAVGDVARFPNARYDGVPRRVEHWCIPTDTAKHAARTLVAHLAGQKAESAPFAPLPAFWSDQHDFRLQSFGAPVLGKDDIRVLDGDPEGDVLVGYHRDGHLVAVVALGGRAAASAAARYRAELLQQSALTA is encoded by the coding sequence ATGACATCGACGAGTCCGGGTGTCGTCGTGGCCGGAGCCTCCATGGCCGGCCTGCGCGCCGCCGAACAGCTGCGCGCGGCGGGCTGGACCGGGGCCATCACGCTCGTCGGCGACGAACCCCACATGCCCTACAACCGGCCTCCGCTGTCCAAGGAGGTCCTCGCGGGCAAGGCTCCGTTCGAGTCGCTGGCCTTCCGCCCCCGCGCGAGCGTCTCCGACGTGCGGTGGCGCCTGGGCACCAAGGCCGTCACGGCCGACCTCGGCCGGCGGATCGTCGAAGTCGACGGCGGTGAAGCACTGCCGTACGACGGACTGGTCGTCGCCACCGGCATGCGGCCCCGCCGACTGCGCTGTCCCGGCCCGCTGATCGGCCGCCACACGGTGCGTACCCTTGCCGATGCCCAGGGACTGCGTGAGGAGCTGACCCGGCCGGGTGTGCGGGTGGTCGTGGTGGGCGCCGGTTTCATCGGCTGCGAGGTGGCCGCGACCGCCGTCGCCCTCGGCGTCGCCGAGGTGACCGTCGTCGACCCGCTGCCGTTGCCCATGGTGGGCCCGCTCGGCGATCTCCTCGCCAGGTCGCTGCTCAGGCGGCATGAGGACCGAGGGGTGCGCTTCGCGCTCAACATGGGCGTCGCCGGTTTCGAGGGCGAGGACCGCGTCACCGGCGTCGTACTGAGCGACGACACCGTGCTCCCCGCCGACATCGTGATCGAATCGGTGGGCTCGGTCGCCAACACCGAATGGCTGGAGGGCAACGGGCTCGACCTGACCGACGGGGTCCTCACCGACGAGCAGTTGCGGGTCGGCGGACACCCCGAGGTGGTCGCGGTCGGCGATGTGGCGCGCTTCCCCAACGCCCGCTACGACGGCGTGCCCCGCCGGGTCGAGCACTGGTGCATTCCCACCGACACCGCCAAGCACGCCGCGAGGACGCTGGTCGCCCACCTCGCCGGTCAGAAAGCCGAGTCGGCGCCCTTCGCGCCGCTGCCCGCCTTCTGGAGCGACCAGCACGACTTCCGGCTGCAGTCCTTCGGGGCGCCGGTCCTCGGCAAGGACGACATACGCGTCCTCGACGGCGACCCGGAGGGCGATGTCCTGGTCGGCTACCACCGGGACGGCCACCTCGTCGCGGTAGTGGCCCTCGGTGGCCGGGCCGCCGCGTCCGCCGCAGCCCGCTACCGCGCCGAACTGCTCCAGCAGTCTGCCCTCACCGCCTAA
- a CDS encoding ferredoxin, with translation MKVVVDMNKCQDHGQCVFAAPDVFQLDDNGRLAYVSDPDDALRDEVEEAADVCPLQAIRIEA, from the coding sequence ATGAAGGTCGTCGTCGACATGAACAAGTGCCAGGACCACGGCCAGTGCGTCTTCGCGGCACCCGACGTCTTCCAGCTCGACGACAACGGGCGTCTGGCCTACGTCAGCGATCCCGACGACGCACTGCGCGACGAGGTCGAGGAAGCCGCCGACGTCTGCCCCCTGCAGGCCATCCGGATCGAGGCCTGA
- a CDS encoding glutamine synthetase family protein, producing MSASATPEVRQHMERLAAQGIDVVRVVYPDLIGTDRARDVLLDSLPTACDHGLAFCRAVYHTSPQGDVVPVSGGLDAGLPDISVRPDLDTLVALPWEPGVAACLGDVTDPATGAPAPESPRDLLRSVLARCQEHGLRPVVGPELEYFLCEPDPAGGWRRYAREAGAVYTAGLRADPDNHLLRTLRMLRDLDVGATNGNHEFDGGQFEINVNHSEALSAADRAFRLKSAVKELARREGRLATFMAKPFNDAGGSGFHLHLSCEDSDSRNTFDDPSEAYGLSATARHAVAGILTHAPALAALANPTVNSYKRFGPDTLAPWLIDWGMDNRSAMVRIPPERGSGARLELRLGDASANPYLLIAATLAAALLGVTAGDEPPAPLEGYGYDTAKASVLPMSLSAALDALEADTALSEVLGKDFTSSFLSYKRNEVERFQRHVTDWEFTEYAYHL from the coding sequence GTGAGCGCATCCGCCACCCCAGAGGTCCGTCAGCACATGGAGCGGCTCGCCGCCCAGGGCATCGACGTCGTCCGGGTCGTCTACCCCGACCTCATCGGGACCGACCGTGCCCGCGACGTACTGCTCGACAGCCTGCCGACGGCCTGCGACCACGGGCTCGCCTTCTGCCGGGCCGTCTACCACACCAGCCCCCAGGGTGACGTCGTCCCGGTCAGCGGCGGACTGGACGCGGGCCTGCCCGACATCTCCGTACGGCCGGACCTCGACACACTCGTCGCGCTGCCCTGGGAACCGGGCGTCGCCGCCTGCCTCGGCGACGTGACCGACCCGGCCACCGGTGCACCCGCGCCCGAGTCACCGCGCGACCTGCTGCGCTCGGTCCTCGCCCGGTGTCAGGAGCACGGACTGCGCCCGGTCGTCGGCCCGGAGCTGGAGTACTTCCTGTGCGAGCCGGACCCGGCCGGCGGCTGGCGCCGGTACGCACGCGAGGCGGGCGCCGTCTACACCGCCGGCCTGCGCGCGGACCCCGACAACCATCTCCTGCGCACGCTGCGCATGCTCCGGGACCTCGACGTCGGCGCCACCAACGGCAACCACGAGTTCGACGGTGGCCAGTTCGAGATCAACGTCAACCATTCCGAGGCTCTGTCGGCCGCGGACCGCGCCTTCCGGCTCAAGTCCGCCGTCAAGGAGCTGGCCCGCAGAGAGGGCCGACTGGCCACCTTCATGGCCAAGCCGTTCAACGACGCCGGCGGCTCCGGCTTCCATCTGCACCTGTCCTGCGAGGACTCCGACAGCCGCAACACCTTCGACGACCCCTCGGAGGCGTACGGCCTGTCGGCCACCGCCCGCCACGCCGTCGCCGGCATCCTCACCCACGCCCCCGCCCTCGCCGCCCTCGCCAACCCGACGGTCAACTCCTACAAACGCTTCGGACCGGACACCCTCGCCCCCTGGCTGATCGACTGGGGCATGGACAACCGCAGCGCCATGGTCCGCATCCCGCCCGAGCGCGGCAGCGGAGCCCGCCTGGAACTGCGTCTGGGCGACGCCAGCGCCAACCCCTACCTGCTGATCGCCGCCACCCTGGCCGCCGCGCTGCTGGGCGTCACGGCCGGCGACGAGCCTCCGGCCCCGCTGGAGGGTTACGGCTACGACACCGCCAAGGCGTCCGTCCTGCCCATGAGCCTGTCCGCCGCCCTCGACGCCCTGGAGGCGGACACCGCGCTGAGCGAAGTGCTCGGCAAGGACTTCACCTCCTCGTTCCTCTCCTACAAGCGCAACGAGGTCGAACGCTTCCAACGGCACGTCACCGACTGGGAGTTCACCGAGTACGCCTACCACCTGTGA
- a CDS encoding cytochrome P450 encodes MTTVPPALSATDAVREPLPLDQVDLADLDNFTDGVTPWRMFHTLRHEDPVHWQPEEAPNSGFWAVTRHADIARVDRDAETFTSTKFVNLEEVDEDQIKKRASILELDGVRHRALRSLMQRQFGASVINSYSDFLRGLTAKTLDTALAKGTFDFVKEVSADFPINVLARLLDVPPEDNQQLIDWGNRIIGNTDPDYADVLLHSAESEKYRDLPFRSPASLEVFAYGRELAGQRRGGNGTDLISRLVNETPRDGVPLSPQDFDNYFLLLVVAGNETTRHTITHSMLALLQHPEQLARLKDDPSLIPTAVEEFLRWASPVYHFRRTATRDVELGGKQVKEGDKVVMWYASGNRDEAVFGNPYDFDVARTDNDHVTFGKGSPHLCLGNLLARTEIRIMFEELIPRLADIRLTGDVPRVRSNFVNGIKRLPVEVTLT; translated from the coding sequence ATGACCACTGTGCCGCCCGCCCTCTCCGCGACCGATGCCGTGCGCGAGCCTTTGCCCCTGGACCAGGTCGACCTGGCCGACCTCGACAACTTCACCGACGGAGTGACCCCGTGGCGGATGTTCCACACCCTGCGCCACGAGGACCCGGTGCACTGGCAGCCCGAGGAGGCACCCAACTCCGGCTTCTGGGCGGTCACCCGGCACGCGGACATCGCCCGTGTCGACCGTGACGCGGAGACCTTCACCTCCACGAAGTTCGTCAACCTGGAAGAGGTCGACGAGGACCAGATCAAGAAGCGCGCCTCGATCCTGGAGCTGGACGGTGTCCGCCACCGGGCGCTGCGCAGCCTGATGCAGCGCCAGTTCGGCGCGAGCGTCATCAACAGCTACAGCGACTTCCTGCGCGGCCTGACCGCGAAGACACTCGACACGGCCCTCGCCAAGGGAACGTTCGACTTCGTCAAGGAGGTCTCCGCCGACTTCCCCATCAACGTCCTGGCCCGCCTCCTCGACGTCCCCCCGGAGGACAACCAGCAGCTCATCGACTGGGGCAACCGCATCATCGGCAACACCGACCCCGACTACGCGGACGTCCTGCTGCACAGCGCGGAGAGCGAGAAGTACCGCGACCTGCCCTTCCGCTCCCCCGCCTCCCTCGAAGTCTTCGCATACGGACGGGAGTTGGCCGGGCAGCGGCGCGGGGGCAACGGCACCGACCTGATCTCCAGGCTCGTCAACGAAACGCCGCGCGACGGCGTCCCGCTGTCCCCGCAGGACTTCGACAACTACTTCCTGCTCCTGGTCGTGGCCGGCAACGAGACCACTCGGCACACCATCACCCACTCCATGCTGGCCCTCCTCCAGCACCCCGAGCAACTGGCGCGCCTCAAGGACGACCCGTCGCTGATCCCCACGGCGGTCGAGGAGTTCCTGCGCTGGGCCTCCCCCGTCTACCACTTCCGCCGCACCGCGACCCGTGACGTCGAGCTGGGCGGCAAGCAGGTCAAGGAGGGTGACAAGGTCGTCATGTGGTACGCCTCCGGCAACCGTGACGAGGCCGTTTTCGGCAACCCCTACGACTTCGACGTCGCCCGCACCGACAACGACCACGTCACCTTCGGCAAGGGCAGCCCGCACCTGTGCCTGGGCAATCTGCTGGCCCGCACCGAGATCCGCATCATGTTCGAGGAACTGATCCCGCGCCTCGCGGACATCCGCCTGACCGGAGACGTCCCGCGCGTCCGCTCCAACTTCGTCAACGGCATCAAGCGGCTGCCGGTCGAGGTCACCCTCACCTGA
- a CDS encoding MarR family winged helix-turn-helix transcriptional regulator, which yields MSSTSAASEDATPGYLVWRLSTKWRVAVDRAVAPLGLTHAQYALVASLHGMRRAGLRPSQRQLADHTGLEPLYVSKLARALESAGLLDRTRDPQDPRAVRLALTEEGDEVTRRAIRVVQGLLQQLLEPLGGLDSERTRDLTRDLALLLDTPLHTDPEREQS from the coding sequence ATGAGTTCGACATCTGCGGCATCTGAGGACGCGACCCCCGGCTATCTGGTCTGGCGGCTGTCGACGAAGTGGCGTGTGGCGGTCGACCGGGCGGTCGCGCCCCTGGGGCTGACCCACGCGCAGTACGCCCTGGTCGCCTCTCTGCACGGTATGCGGCGTGCCGGTCTTCGCCCCAGTCAACGGCAGCTCGCCGACCACACCGGGCTCGAACCGCTCTATGTCTCGAAGCTCGCCCGCGCCCTGGAGAGCGCCGGCCTGCTCGACCGCACCCGGGACCCGCAGGACCCGCGCGCGGTGCGGCTCGCTCTCACCGAGGAGGGCGACGAGGTCACCCGGCGCGCGATCAGGGTCGTACAGGGACTGCTTCAGCAGTTGCTGGAGCCCCTCGGAGGCCTGGACAGCGAGCGCACCCGCGACCTCACCCGCGACCTGGCACTCCTGCTCGACACCCCGCTCCACACCGACCCCGAGAGGGAGCAGTCATGA
- a CDS encoding MarR family winged helix-turn-helix transcriptional regulator, with protein MTTSTTSTGPTLDPRVIALAHYAGRAVLENVLARHGATFQQSVTLRLVAVADGPVDREWLVGEVVDALKTDAGAVRAVVGELVESGLLSAESPASVALTEAGRDLYGSTSAETAPISARIYAGIPADDLATAGRVLTLINERANGELADLAGPGAE; from the coding sequence ATGACCACATCCACCACATCCACCGGACCCACGCTCGACCCCCGCGTCATCGCCCTCGCCCACTACGCCGGGCGGGCCGTCCTCGAAAACGTGCTGGCCCGGCACGGCGCCACCTTCCAGCAGTCGGTGACGCTCAGGCTCGTCGCCGTCGCCGACGGGCCCGTCGACCGCGAGTGGCTGGTCGGTGAGGTCGTCGACGCGCTGAAGACCGACGCCGGGGCCGTGCGCGCGGTCGTCGGGGAACTGGTCGAGAGCGGGCTGCTGTCGGCCGAGTCCCCGGCCTCCGTCGCCCTCACAGAGGCGGGACGCGACCTGTACGGCAGCACGAGCGCCGAGACCGCTCCGATCTCCGCACGGATCTACGCCGGCATCCCGGCGGACGATCTGGCCACCGCCGGCCGGGTGCTCACCCTGATCAACGAGCGGGCGAACGGGGAGCTGGCCGACCTGGCCGGACCAGGGGCGGAATGA
- a CDS encoding tetratricopeptide repeat protein: METTTYTYYDHGTAAERWERARLFFDAKDYAGAARVLDGLVEEVPEQTGPRLLLARAYYHSAQLLRAEAELRVLVERDPVEQYARLLLGRTLQRQGRHEEAAPHMKLASALAGDFE; the protein is encoded by the coding sequence GTGGAGACCACGACGTACACGTACTACGACCACGGAACCGCTGCGGAGCGCTGGGAGCGGGCGCGGCTGTTCTTCGACGCCAAGGACTACGCCGGTGCGGCGCGGGTGCTGGACGGGCTGGTCGAGGAGGTGCCCGAGCAGACCGGACCCCGACTGCTGCTGGCCCGCGCCTACTACCACTCGGCTCAACTGCTGCGCGCTGAAGCCGAACTTCGGGTTCTCGTCGAGCGCGACCCGGTCGAGCAGTACGCGCGGCTGCTGCTCGGGCGCACACTCCAACGTCAGGGCCGTCACGAGGAGGCCGCACCGCACATGAAGCTCGCCTCGGCCCTCGCGGGCGACTTCGAGTAG
- a CDS encoding PepSY-associated TM helix domain-containing protein: protein MSIAPTTTTDESPDSPDASKPSVPAKPSATATLRPLVLRLHFYAGLLVAPFLLVAALTGFLYAASFQAEKIVYADELTVSSVGDTKLPISEQVAAARKAHPEGTVAAVRPSPDDDATTRVMLSGVPGVGEGHTLAVFVDPYTAKVEGALEQYGASGALPLRTWISEFHRNLHLGENGRLYSELAASWLWVIAGGGLVLWFARRRTQRKVRGTSGRRRTLGLHGTVGVWASAGFIFLSATGLTWSTYAGANIDVLRTSLGQSTPSVSAVAGSEHAGHGAAAGAGSDSEHGVGLDKVLAAARAEGLGDPVEIVPPADESSAYVVRQTQRGWPEKQDAVAVDPSTGEVLDVLRFADYPVLAKLTRWGIDAHSGLLFGFVNQLVLMALALSLVLLIIWGYRMWWLRGRASAFGRPIPRGAWQQVPPLLLVALMAGVAVVGYFVPLLGIPLAAFIAVDVILGEIDHRRGNRTYEERAGAKQ from the coding sequence ATGTCCATCGCTCCCACGACCACGACGGACGAATCCCCGGATTCACCGGACGCGTCGAAACCCTCCGTCCCGGCGAAGCCGTCCGCCACCGCCACGCTCCGCCCGCTGGTCCTGCGGCTGCACTTCTACGCCGGCCTGCTCGTCGCCCCGTTCCTGCTGGTCGCCGCGCTGACCGGATTCCTGTACGCGGCCTCGTTCCAGGCCGAGAAGATCGTCTACGCCGACGAGCTCACCGTGTCCTCCGTAGGAGACACCAAGCTGCCGATCTCCGAGCAGGTGGCCGCCGCCCGCAAGGCCCACCCCGAGGGCACCGTCGCGGCTGTGCGCCCCTCGCCCGATGACGACGCCACGACGAGGGTCATGCTGTCCGGCGTCCCCGGTGTAGGTGAGGGTCACACGCTCGCGGTGTTCGTCGACCCGTACACCGCGAAGGTGGAGGGCGCGCTCGAACAGTACGGGGCGTCGGGCGCGCTGCCGCTGCGCACCTGGATCAGCGAGTTCCACCGCAACCTGCACCTCGGCGAGAACGGCCGCCTCTACAGCGAACTCGCCGCGAGCTGGCTGTGGGTGATAGCCGGCGGCGGCCTGGTGCTGTGGTTCGCCCGCCGCCGCACGCAGCGCAAGGTACGCGGCACCAGCGGACGCCGCCGCACCCTCGGTCTGCACGGCACCGTCGGCGTCTGGGCCTCGGCCGGCTTCATCTTCCTCTCCGCGACCGGTCTGACCTGGTCGACGTACGCCGGCGCCAACATCGACGTCCTGCGCACCTCCCTCGGCCAGTCCACCCCGTCGGTCTCGGCCGTCGCGGGCAGCGAGCACGCCGGCCATGGCGCGGCGGCCGGCGCCGGCAGCGACAGCGAGCACGGCGTCGGCCTCGACAAGGTGCTGGCCGCCGCCCGCGCCGAAGGCCTGGGCGACCCCGTCGAGATCGTCCCGCCCGCCGACGAGTCCTCCGCGTACGTGGTGCGGCAGACCCAGCGCGGCTGGCCCGAGAAGCAGGACGCCGTCGCCGTGGATCCTTCGACCGGCGAGGTCCTCGACGTCCTGCGGTTCGCGGACTACCCGGTGCTCGCGAAGCTGACCCGCTGGGGCATCGACGCCCACAGCGGACTTCTGTTCGGGTTCGTCAACCAGCTCGTGCTGATGGCCCTCGCGCTCTCCCTCGTGCTGCTCATCATCTGGGGCTACCGCATGTGGTGGCTGCGCGGCCGGGCCTCCGCCTTCGGCCGCCCGATCCCGCGCGGCGCCTGGCAGCAGGTGCCCCCGCTGCTCCTCGTGGCGCTGATGGCGGGCGTGGCCGTGGTGGGCTACTTCGTTCCGCTGCTCGGCATTCCGCTGGCCGCCTTCATCGCCGTGGACGTGATCTTGGGCGAGATCGACCATCGACGGGGCAACCGGACGTACGAGGAGCGGGCCGGCGCGAAACAGTGA